One window from the genome of Cucumis melo cultivar AY chromosome 10, USDA_Cmelo_AY_1.0, whole genome shotgun sequence encodes:
- the LOC103489191 gene encoding probable 6-phosphogluconolactonase 1, with protein sequence MALCGDHKDREVRIHESLEELSTDLADYIAELSEASVKERGVFSIALSGGSLISLMGKLCEAPYNKTVDWAKWYIFWADERVVAKSHADSNYKLAKDNLLSKVPIVPSHVHSINDSVSAEEAADEYKFVIRQLVKSRIVSVSDVSDSPKFDLILLGMGSDGHVASLFPDHSVLEEKDEWVAFITDSPKPPPERITFTLPVINSASNVAIVVTGENKAETVHLAIDDIGPDCPLLPARLVQPRKGKLTWFLDNNAASKLDNYQFSE encoded by the exons ATGGCTCTATGTGGGGATCATAAAGATAGAGAAGTGAGGATCCATGAAAGTTTGGAGGAGCTAAGTACTGATTTAGCTGACTATATTGCTGAATTATCAGAGGCATCTGTGAAAGAACGTGGGGTGTTTTCTATTGCGTTATCTGGTGGTTCTCTGATTAGCTTAATGGG AAAGCTCTGTGAAGCTCCTTATAACAAGACTGTCGACTGGGCCAAGTGGTATATATTTTGGGCTGATGAACGTGTTGTTGCAAAAAGCCATGCCGACAGCAATTATAAGCTTGCAAAGGATAACCTTCTTTCCAAG GTTCCAATTGTTCCCAGCCATGTACACTCGATCAATGATTCAGTGTCAGCTGAGGAAGCTGCTGATGAGTACAAGTTCGTCATTCGACAATTAGTTAAATCCCGCATCGTAAGTGTGTCCGATGTGAGTGACAGCCCCAAGTTTGACCTCATACTACTTGGAATGGGTTCTGATGGTCACGTTGCCTCATTATTCCCTGATCACTCGGTGCTCGAGGAGAAAGATGAATGGGTTGCCTTCATCACCGATTCTCCAAAACCTCCACCAGAGAGAATCACCTTCACATTGCCTGTGATCAACTCTGCATCAAATGTGGCAATTGTTGTGACAGGTGAAAACAAAGCAGAGACCGTACATTTAGCCATCGACGACATAGGACCAGACTGCCCACTCCTACCTGCAAGGTTGGTACAGCCAAGAAAAGGAAAACTGACATGGTTTTTGGATAACAACGCCGCTTCAAAACTCGACAATTACCAATTTTCCGAGTAG